In the Magnetococcales bacterium genome, one interval contains:
- a CDS encoding cobalamin-dependent protein (Presence of a B(12) (cobalamin)-binding domain implies dependence on cobalamin itself, in one of its several forms, or in some unusual lineages, dependence on a cobalamin-like analog.), with protein sequence MVSTAVDSPPPTEALQQALLGVDRIQARAIVKDYSQDRSPFELVEELFVPVMEEIGQGWEAGEIALSQVYMSGQICAELADGLAWEASEKPWPQPPMAICVLEDYHLLGKQMVYSALKASGYDLIDYGRMDIDALLERVKKDGIQLLLVSALMLRAALRVKVLRARLQAEGLQVRLVVGGAPFRFDAKLWQEVGADAMARNTAEALTVVRELS encoded by the coding sequence ATGGTTTCCACTGCGGTCGACTCTCCTCCACCGACTGAAGCCCTGCAGCAGGCACTCCTGGGGGTTGATAGAATTCAAGCCCGTGCCATCGTTAAAGATTATTCCCAGGATCGCTCCCCTTTCGAGCTGGTGGAAGAACTATTCGTTCCAGTCATGGAGGAGATTGGGCAAGGCTGGGAAGCGGGTGAGATCGCTCTCTCCCAGGTCTACATGAGCGGACAGATCTGTGCTGAGCTGGCCGATGGCCTGGCGTGGGAAGCCTCGGAAAAACCCTGGCCCCAACCCCCCATGGCGATCTGTGTGCTGGAAGATTACCACCTACTGGGCAAGCAGATGGTCTACAGCGCCCTGAAGGCCAGCGGCTATGACCTCATCGACTATGGGCGGATGGATATCGACGCTCTGCTGGAGCGGGTCAAAAAGGACGGCATCCAGCTGCTTTTGGTCTCCGCCCTCATGTTGCGTGCCGCCTTACGGGTCAAGGTGCTCAGAGCCCGCCTCCAAGCCGAAGGGTTGCAAGTCCGCCTGGTGGTAGGGGGGGCACCTTTTCGATTCGATGCCAAACTCTGGCAGGAGGTGGGGGCGGATGCCATGGCCCGCAATACCGCTGAAGCCCTGACCGTAGTGAGGGAGCTGTCATGA
- a CDS encoding uroporphyrinogen decarboxylase family protein, with protein sequence MTSLQRVLTTLGHQEPDRVPLFLLFTVTGAQEMGLSIRDYFSSAKSVAEGQLRLRKKYHNDCLYGFFYAAIETEAWGADVIWFEDGPPNAGAPILRTPADIDRLTPPDILKTPCLARVLEAQSRMKEKIGDEAPIIGVAISPFSLPVMQMGFGPYLDLIYNDRPRFHQLMALNEAFTVAWANAQLAAGATAICYFDPISSTTTIPPELYRETGQTVAKRTINAINGPTATHFASGRSLSILDDVAETGTAVAGISTEEDLTQIKAACQGKLTILGNLNGVEMRRWRPEEAEARVKEVIRQAGAGGGFILSDNHGEIPYQISHEVLEAISQAVRRWGNYPLEWVTQPESDRHES encoded by the coding sequence ATGACCTCCCTGCAACGGGTACTCACCACCCTGGGCCACCAGGAGCCGGATCGGGTACCGCTTTTTCTGCTCTTTACCGTCACCGGAGCCCAGGAGATGGGACTCTCCATCCGGGACTATTTTTCCAGCGCCAAAAGTGTCGCGGAAGGCCAGTTGCGCCTGAGAAAAAAATATCACAACGACTGCCTCTATGGCTTTTTCTACGCCGCCATCGAAACCGAAGCCTGGGGGGCGGATGTGATCTGGTTCGAGGATGGCCCTCCCAACGCCGGAGCCCCCATCCTCCGCACCCCTGCCGATATCGACCGTTTAACCCCACCCGACATCCTGAAAACCCCCTGCCTGGCCCGGGTGTTGGAAGCCCAATCCCGGATGAAGGAAAAAATCGGTGACGAGGCCCCCATCATCGGTGTCGCCATCTCCCCTTTTTCCCTGCCGGTGATGCAGATGGGGTTTGGCCCCTATCTGGATCTGATCTACAACGACCGCCCCCGCTTCCACCAGCTGATGGCCCTCAACGAAGCCTTCACCGTCGCTTGGGCCAACGCCCAACTGGCTGCGGGAGCCACCGCCATCTGCTACTTCGACCCCATCTCCTCCACCACCACCATTCCCCCTGAACTCTACCGGGAAACGGGACAAACCGTAGCCAAGCGCACCATCAACGCCATCAACGGCCCCACCGCCACCCATTTTGCCTCGGGCCGGAGCTTATCCATCCTGGATGATGTGGCGGAAACAGGAACGGCCGTAGCCGGCATCAGCACTGAAGAGGATCTGACACAAATCAAAGCAGCCTGCCAGGGAAAACTGACGATTCTCGGCAACCTCAACGGGGTGGAGATGCGCCGCTGGCGACCGGAAGAGGCTGAAGCCCGGGTCAAAGAGGTGATCCGACAAGCAGGAGCCGGGGGAGGGTTCATTCTTTCGGATAACCACGGGGAAATCCCCTACCAAATTTCCCACGAAGTGCTGGAAGCGATCTCCCAGGCGGTGCGTCGCTGGGGAAATTATCCTCTGGAATGGGTCACCCAGCCGGAAAGTGACCGCCATGAAAGCTGA
- a CDS encoding DUF1638 domain-containing protein — protein sequence MKADLTILVCGHLHREVEAAVAAEGLRVEVKTFSADCDQPLSHADELLKTANACPGEVMALEGGCLTPHRERLTKAGITLFGEALCFELLASQELLATPLDQGAHLLTPGLLQNWREKAARWNFTPEQAKSYFQESGSHLLLLDTGIDPETETHLNAFADYTGLPAQCLPVGLAYLGARLSALVYQERLTLQKQELLSRNRQLADAAMLVQLTGQLTVFLTEEAVIQGTLELFNMLCAPEKISFAPMGSPETAPLFNYPEPLSPESMTAESQTLTAITESGPLGEDGFDLVLTNQNQTMGVLRVAGIAFPQHRDRYLNQAIQVAPVAGLAIANARTMQARERDAKRIATLNHTLAQRLAELHAVNDELEAFTYSVSHDLRSPLRAIDGFSAALMREYGEQLEGKSNHYLTRVRAGATRMGQLIDDLLKLSRSTRGEMNRSSCDLSLMAEEVIAALRAKEPQRQVEVQIETGLQADADARFVRVALENLLGNAWKYTGRTPNPRITMSRDGDHFVIGDNGAGFDMAYAKRLFQPFQRLHDETEFEGSGIGLSTVKRVIQRHGGDIRVESAVGEGTRFYFSLEPEESSS from the coding sequence ATGAAAGCTGATCTCACCATTTTGGTTTGTGGTCACCTCCATCGGGAGGTGGAAGCAGCCGTTGCCGCTGAAGGGTTGCGGGTGGAAGTCAAAACTTTCAGCGCTGACTGTGATCAACCCCTCTCTCACGCCGATGAACTGCTCAAAACAGCGAACGCCTGCCCGGGAGAGGTGATGGCTCTGGAGGGCGGATGTCTGACCCCCCACCGGGAGCGATTGACCAAAGCGGGCATCACCCTGTTTGGAGAGGCCCTCTGTTTTGAACTCCTCGCCAGCCAGGAACTCCTGGCAACCCCTCTGGACCAGGGAGCCCACCTGCTGACACCGGGACTGCTGCAAAATTGGCGAGAGAAGGCTGCCCGGTGGAATTTTACCCCGGAGCAGGCCAAAAGCTATTTTCAGGAGAGCGGCAGCCATCTGTTGCTTCTGGACACCGGTATTGATCCAGAGACCGAAACACACCTCAACGCCTTTGCCGATTATACGGGACTTCCCGCCCAGTGCCTGCCGGTGGGATTGGCCTATCTGGGCGCCAGGCTTTCGGCCCTGGTTTACCAGGAACGCCTCACCCTTCAAAAACAAGAGCTGCTGAGCCGCAACCGACAGCTGGCCGATGCCGCCATGCTGGTGCAGCTGACCGGGCAATTGACGGTTTTTTTAACCGAAGAGGCGGTGATTCAAGGCACGTTGGAGCTTTTCAACATGCTTTGTGCCCCGGAAAAGATCTCTTTTGCCCCCATGGGGAGTCCAGAGACCGCTCCCCTTTTCAACTATCCCGAGCCCCTGTCCCCTGAATCCATGACGGCAGAGAGTCAAACATTAACAGCCATCACCGAAAGCGGCCCTCTTGGCGAAGATGGTTTTGATCTGGTACTCACCAATCAAAACCAAACCATGGGGGTGTTGCGGGTGGCGGGGATCGCTTTTCCCCAACATCGAGACCGTTATCTCAACCAGGCGATCCAGGTGGCACCGGTCGCCGGGCTTGCCATCGCCAACGCCCGCACCATGCAGGCCCGGGAGCGGGATGCCAAACGCATCGCCACCTTGAATCACACCCTGGCCCAACGTCTGGCCGAACTGCACGCCGTCAACGATGAACTCGAAGCCTTCACCTATTCGGTCTCCCACGATCTGCGCAGCCCCCTACGCGCCATCGACGGCTTCAGCGCGGCCCTGATGCGGGAATATGGAGAACAGCTCGAAGGCAAATCAAACCACTATCTCACCCGGGTACGGGCCGGGGCCACGCGCATGGGGCAGCTCATCGACGATCTGCTCAAACTCTCCCGCTCCACACGGGGGGAGATGAACAGGAGCAGCTGTGATCTCAGCCTCATGGCAGAAGAGGTGATAGCGGCTCTGCGCGCCAAGGAGCCACAACGCCAGGTCGAAGTACAGATCGAAACAGGGCTGCAAGCCGATGCCGACGCCCGATTCGTGCGGGTGGCGTTGGAAAACCTCCTGGGCAACGCCTGGAAATATACCGGTCGCACCCCCAATCCACGAATTACCATGAGCCGGGATGGCGACCATTTTGTCATCGGTGACAATGGTGCCGGGTTTGATATGGCCTATGCCAAGCGGCTGTTTCAACCCTTTCAACGATTGCACGACGAAACTGAATTTGAAGGCAGCGGCATCGGCTTGAGTACGGTTAAAAGAGTGATCCAGCGCCACGGCGGCGATATTCGCGTTGAATCAGCTGTCGGCGAGGGGACTCGCTTTTATTTTAGTCTGGAACCAGAGGAGAGTTCATCATGA
- a CDS encoding response regulator: MNQPTIFLVEDNPDDVELTLKVLQDHHFHAHVEVARDGAEAVAFLTGAKKSLRGKWPPHVILLDLNLPKLPGLAVLRHLRNDPLMACTPVIVLTTSDDAHECDECYNEGATSFIRKPVAYEQFEKVIQQLGHYWLDLNMPPPRKIQGL; the protein is encoded by the coding sequence ATGAACCAACCCACTATTTTTCTGGTAGAAGATAATCCAGACGATGTGGAGCTGACCCTCAAAGTGCTCCAGGACCATCATTTTCATGCCCATGTAGAGGTTGCCCGGGATGGTGCCGAAGCGGTCGCATTCCTGACAGGGGCCAAAAAATCCCTCAGAGGCAAGTGGCCCCCCCACGTCATCCTGCTGGATTTGAATCTGCCCAAGCTGCCCGGCCTTGCCGTCTTGCGCCATTTGCGAAACGACCCCCTCATGGCCTGCACACCGGTCATCGTACTCACCACCTCCGACGACGCCCACGAATGCGATGAATGCTATAATGAAGGCGCTACCAGCTTCATTCGCAAACCGGTCGCCTATGAGCAATTCGAAAAAGTAATCCAGCAACTGGGTCATTATTGGCTTGACCTCAACATGCCACCCCCCCGGAAAATTCAGGGCTTATGA
- a CDS encoding PAS domain S-box protein — MNNPVNVLIVDDSPDDAELLGMELSSNGLHAHWRRVDDEPGLLAAYREEPWDVVLCDIRMPHLSTERVLEITRETDPDTPVIIISGTVNEADAINFFKAGARDFLSKDNLARLPMAIRREMVEHDSRQARRQAEEQLRHRESHLRSLLNAMAEGVYVVDMDGLCTTVNPACIQLLGYDSADDLIGQQMHELVHHTHSDGRASPRETCPIHNVIETGTPFKESDQFLWRRDGSGFPASIQAVALKDGDVVTGAVITFWDISEERAAAQALQASEERYKLAENAVNDGVWDWNILENTVYYSPRWKEILGFRDDELPNTESSFFDLVHPEDKTAVNLAIENHLEKNERYALEFRLRHKDGSYRWILSRGEAVRNEDGQPIRMIGSISDITERKRMYDALSESETRLRSILDYAPALISTKDLEGTITLVNPRFSVLAGPSPEDFIGKNVYDLFPHDIADALWKNDLAAREGPVEVEEVVGHKDGTLHTYLTTKFPLTDESGALFGTCAISTDITDRKEMEAALRKSEDQFRSLVESTSDWIWELDTEANFNYVSPRVKEILGYEPEEIVGKLTGFDLMPGEEAEKIRQKYIEFVAAAKPFNNMVNVNLHKDGRQVIMESSGRPFFNESGKLLGFRGIDRDITERIHAEEALKERLKELACLYAVNRYMQEDLSIDDFCSLTVKRTVSAMQHPELAVPIIELHDRQITTDKYSEKLFHNLQQTIRVKGEAIGSFRIYYSEEKPFLIPEAQNLVNAIAETIGRWLERKEAETELIETRDAANKANRVKSIFLATMSHEIRTPMNAILGMAELLTETRLSETQAWYVNTINRSAETLLALINDILDLSKVEAGQLTLEETSLSPELLIDNILDLFSLTAMEKGITLTSSIDKGVPEKLLGDPTRLRQVLQNLVGNAIKFTNQGEVRVTVTSDANHLVTFTVIDNGIGIPKARQGDIFQPFTQADSSTTRKHGGTGLGLAICRRLAELMKGQITLKSQPGEGSTFTLTVPLKLAPKEDSSAKKKRKTKKTKKTKRLLSPETTFSEVGLKILLVDDAEDNRLLIQAFMKKTPHHLTMAENGEEAVSLFKDGLFDIVLMDIQMPVMDGYEATQNIRAWEKENNRLPTPILALTAHVMMEEAEKIKAAGCDLHLAKPIRKQRLIEAINTFRPDSGESS, encoded by the coding sequence ATGAATAATCCGGTCAACGTGCTGATCGTCGACGACTCTCCCGACGATGCCGAACTCCTTGGCATGGAACTCTCCAGCAATGGCCTCCACGCCCATTGGCGACGGGTGGATGATGAACCGGGCCTATTAGCCGCCTATCGGGAAGAGCCATGGGATGTGGTGCTGTGCGATATCCGCATGCCCCACCTGAGCACGGAACGGGTCTTGGAAATCACCCGGGAAACCGATCCTGACACCCCGGTGATCATCATTTCCGGAACCGTGAATGAAGCCGACGCCATCAATTTTTTCAAGGCTGGCGCCCGTGATTTTCTCTCCAAGGATAATCTCGCCCGGCTGCCCATGGCCATTCGCCGGGAAATGGTGGAGCATGATTCCCGCCAGGCCCGGCGTCAGGCAGAGGAGCAGTTGCGACATCGGGAATCCCACCTGCGTTCCCTGCTCAATGCCATGGCCGAAGGGGTCTATGTGGTCGATATGGATGGCCTCTGCACCACCGTCAACCCCGCCTGTATCCAGCTGCTTGGTTACGATAGTGCTGATGATCTCATCGGCCAACAGATGCATGAACTGGTTCACCACACCCATAGCGATGGCCGCGCCTCCCCCAGAGAAACCTGCCCCATTCATAATGTCATTGAGACGGGAACCCCCTTCAAGGAAAGCGATCAGTTCCTGTGGCGTCGGGATGGCAGTGGCTTTCCCGCCTCCATTCAGGCTGTGGCTCTGAAGGATGGGGATGTGGTGACCGGAGCAGTAATCACCTTTTGGGATATCAGCGAGGAGCGGGCCGCCGCCCAAGCTTTGCAGGCCAGTGAGGAGCGCTATAAACTAGCCGAAAATGCCGTCAATGATGGGGTTTGGGATTGGAATATTCTGGAAAATACCGTCTACTATTCCCCCCGCTGGAAGGAAATTTTGGGCTTCCGGGACGACGAACTGCCCAATACGGAATCATCCTTCTTCGATCTGGTCCACCCAGAGGACAAAACCGCTGTCAATCTGGCTATTGAGAACCATTTGGAAAAGAACGAACGCTACGCCCTTGAGTTTCGTCTGCGGCACAAAGACGGCAGTTACCGCTGGATTTTGAGTCGGGGAGAAGCGGTCCGGAACGAGGATGGCCAACCGATCCGCATGATCGGCTCCATCAGCGACATTACTGAACGCAAGCGGATGTATGATGCCCTCTCAGAGAGCGAAACCCGGCTGCGCTCCATCCTCGACTATGCCCCCGCCTTGATCTCCACCAAGGATCTGGAAGGCACGATCACGCTGGTCAACCCCCGTTTTTCGGTCCTGGCAGGCCCTTCTCCGGAAGATTTCATTGGCAAAAACGTCTACGACCTTTTCCCCCACGATATCGCCGATGCCCTGTGGAAAAATGATTTGGCGGCCCGCGAAGGTCCAGTAGAGGTGGAAGAGGTCGTCGGCCACAAAGATGGCACCCTGCACACCTACCTGACCACCAAGTTTCCGTTAACGGATGAATCGGGGGCTCTTTTCGGCACCTGCGCCATCTCCACGGATATCACCGACCGCAAGGAGATGGAAGCCGCTTTACGCAAAAGTGAAGATCAATTCCGCTCGCTGGTGGAATCCACCTCCGATTGGATCTGGGAACTCGATACCGAGGCCAATTTCAATTATGTCTCCCCCCGGGTGAAGGAAATCCTGGGTTATGAGCCCGAAGAAATTGTTGGCAAGCTGACCGGTTTTGATCTCATGCCCGGGGAAGAAGCCGAAAAAATCCGCCAAAAATATATCGAATTCGTAGCCGCAGCCAAACCCTTCAACAACATGGTCAACGTCAACCTCCACAAGGATGGACGACAAGTGATCATGGAGTCCAGCGGTCGTCCTTTTTTTAATGAATCAGGCAAGCTCCTTGGGTTTCGCGGTATCGACCGGGATATCACTGAACGCATACACGCTGAGGAGGCTCTGAAAGAGAGGTTGAAGGAGCTGGCATGCCTCTATGCTGTCAATCGCTATATGCAGGAAGATTTAAGCATTGACGATTTTTGCAGCCTCACCGTCAAACGCACGGTGTCAGCCATGCAGCATCCGGAATTGGCTGTACCGATCATTGAGCTGCACGACCGGCAAATCACCACCGACAAATATTCGGAAAAACTCTTTCACAACCTCCAGCAAACCATCCGCGTCAAAGGGGAGGCCATCGGCAGCTTCAGGATCTACTATTCCGAAGAAAAACCCTTCCTGATTCCAGAAGCACAAAACCTGGTCAACGCCATTGCCGAAACCATTGGCCGCTGGCTTGAACGCAAGGAGGCGGAAACGGAACTGATCGAAACCCGGGATGCCGCAAACAAGGCCAATCGCGTCAAAAGTATTTTTCTGGCCACCATGTCCCACGAAATTCGCACTCCCATGAACGCCATCCTGGGCATGGCTGAACTACTCACCGAGACCAGGCTTAGCGAAACCCAAGCGTGGTACGTCAACACCATCAATCGCTCGGCTGAAACACTCCTGGCCCTTATCAACGACATTCTCGACCTTTCCAAGGTGGAGGCGGGTCAACTGACCTTGGAGGAAACGTCCCTCAGCCCGGAACTCTTGATCGACAACATTTTGGATCTTTTTTCCCTCACAGCCATGGAAAAAGGAATCACGCTCACCTCTTCAATTGATAAAGGCGTTCCCGAAAAGCTCCTGGGGGATCCCACCCGATTGCGGCAGGTGCTGCAAAATTTGGTTGGCAATGCCATCAAATTTACCAATCAGGGGGAGGTCAGGGTTACGGTAACCAGTGATGCCAATCATCTGGTCACATTCACGGTAATCGACAACGGCATCGGCATTCCCAAAGCACGACAAGGCGATATTTTTCAGCCCTTTACCCAAGCAGACTCCTCCACCACCCGCAAACACGGCGGAACAGGCCTGGGGCTGGCCATCTGTCGGCGGCTGGCTGAATTGATGAAAGGCCAAATCACCCTGAAAAGCCAGCCCGGGGAGGGCAGTACATTCACATTGACCGTGCCTTTAAAGTTGGCTCCAAAGGAGGACTCCTCAGCTAAAAAGAAAAGGAAAACCAAGAAAACCAAGAAAACCAAGCGCCTTCTCTCCCCCGAGACGACCTTTTCCGAAGTGGGCCTAAAAATATTACTGGTGGACGACGCTGAGGATAACCGGCTTTTGATCCAGGCCTTCATGAAAAAGACCCCACACCATTTGACCATGGCCGAAAATGGTGAAGAGGCGGTCAGCCTGTTTAAAGACGGCCTCTTTGATATCGTGCTGATGGACATTCAGATGCCGGTGATGGATGGCTATGAGGCCACCCAAAACATTCGCGCCTGGGAAAAAGAAAACAACAGACTTCCCACCCCCATCCTGGCTTTAACTGCCCATGTCATGATGGAGGAAGCGGAAAAAATCAAGGCCGCCGGGTGTGATCTGCACTTGGCGAAACCCATTCGCAAACAGCGGCTGATTGAGGCAATCAACACATTCAGGCCAGACTCCGGGGAAAGCAGCTGA
- the phnD gene encoding phosphate/phosphite/phosphonate ABC transporter substrate-binding protein: MRWIKSATLAILLVAFGLLALKFNQTEEVVHQVNFNQIAEEASPKTVDNRPVLRVAVAAMISPKETKKYYNELLRLIGQRLGMRTEFYQRKTYAEINDLLETKQIDTAFVCAGPYVSGHEKFGMEIIAVPVVNDQPLYYSYFLVHRDSPITTFAELRGKRFAFTDPDSNTGRLVPTYVLAQQDETPESFFGETFFTHSHDNSIQAVAEGLADGAAVDSLIWDFMDRINPKYTRFTRIIEKSPPYGIPPIVVHPDLPLATKERLRQIFTELHNDPEAIPLLRLLQIQRFDSGNDEIYDSVRLMENWLHDHNQDL; this comes from the coding sequence ATGCGTTGGATCAAATCAGCCACTCTGGCCATCCTGCTGGTAGCCTTCGGTCTATTGGCTCTGAAATTCAATCAAACAGAAGAGGTGGTCCACCAAGTCAATTTCAATCAAATTGCTGAAGAGGCGAGCCCCAAAACAGTGGATAATCGACCTGTTTTGCGGGTGGCTGTGGCTGCCATGATCTCCCCCAAGGAGACCAAAAAATATTATAACGAACTCCTCCGCCTCATCGGCCAGCGCCTGGGCATGCGCACTGAATTTTACCAGCGCAAAACCTACGCCGAAATCAACGACCTGCTGGAGACGAAACAGATTGACACCGCCTTTGTCTGTGCCGGCCCCTATGTGTCGGGACATGAAAAATTTGGCATGGAAATCATCGCTGTGCCGGTGGTCAACGATCAGCCACTCTATTATTCCTATTTTCTGGTCCACCGCGATAGCCCCATCACCACCTTTGCAGAACTGCGGGGCAAGCGTTTTGCCTTTACCGATCCGGACTCCAACACCGGACGCCTGGTCCCCACCTATGTACTGGCGCAACAGGATGAAACCCCCGAATCCTTCTTTGGCGAAACCTTTTTTACCCACAGCCACGACAATTCCATTCAAGCAGTCGCCGAAGGTCTTGCCGACGGGGCGGCGGTGGATTCGCTGATCTGGGATTTTATGGATCGGATCAATCCCAAATACACCCGTTTTACCCGAATTATCGAAAAATCTCCCCCTTACGGCATCCCCCCGATTGTTGTTCATCCCGATCTGCCCCTGGCCACCAAAGAGCGCCTGCGACAGATATTTACAGAACTTCACAACGATCCAGAGGCCATTCCCTTGTTGCGCCTGCTTCAAATCCAACGATTCGATTCGGGCAACGATGAGATATACGACTCGGTGCGGCTCATGGAAAATTGGCTCCACGACCACAACCAGGACCTCTGA
- a CDS encoding PAS domain S-box protein, producing MGLSLRQRIFLRLEGLLILLIIAVFISTAAFDIPNHYRDSKALYGKQAHILARQSSELILWDDRFGLKKLLTKVVQSDEAIGYAFIENNTVPLVHTFAKGVPQELLALYSARVSVEAPDNITLEDEQGQIWFNISVRLEDSGTTLHMGIAKKVLFQRSIHDLKGAAVFMLVLFLIGTAIAKGITSVTTLEVDAATDSLKRSEERFRSVTQSASDAIISVDHEGRILSWNRGAEMIFGYSQDEILGQPVDRIIPERYRQSHHASFDVAVKIGTTKLAGQALELMALHKDGHECQVELTLGDWTIGKVHYFSAVIRDISERKKAEEALRGKKVAEAANQAKSHFLATMSHEIRTPLNSILGMGELLRETQLNETQAWYVKTLSSSGNTLFNLINDILDLSKVEAGQLTLEHAPFNLKQLVEESYELFTFSALEKGIAFDYQFGEGLSQWVMGDQTRLRQVLLNLIGNAIKFTQHGSVTLTVEERKEGKIAFVVTDTGPGIPKEKQAEIFHPFTQADTSTTRAYGGTGLGLTICRRLANLMGGGITLQSTAGQGSAFTFTAPLPAAGSGEMVTVEALTSEMPSPSGITPANKAEQSLKILLVDDALDNRLLVQAFLKKSPHRLVMAENGADAVAQFKSQQFDLVFMDIQMPVMDGYQATRKIRAWEVETGAKPTPILALTAHALTEESEQIKAAGCDLHLTKPIQKKRLLGAIHQFMG from the coding sequence ATGGGGCTTTCTCTCCGGCAACGGATTTTTCTGCGCCTGGAAGGATTGCTGATCCTGCTGATCATCGCTGTTTTTATTTCAACAGCCGCCTTTGATATTCCCAACCATTATCGTGACAGCAAGGCGCTTTACGGCAAGCAGGCCCACATTCTGGCACGACAATCCTCTGAACTGATTTTGTGGGATGACCGATTTGGACTAAAAAAACTACTGACAAAAGTCGTTCAGAGTGACGAAGCCATTGGTTACGCCTTTATCGAAAACAATACCGTTCCTCTGGTGCATACCTTTGCCAAAGGTGTTCCCCAAGAATTGTTGGCGCTTTATTCGGCAAGGGTTTCGGTAGAAGCGCCAGATAACATCACCCTGGAGGATGAACAGGGACAAATCTGGTTTAATATCAGTGTCAGACTTGAGGATAGCGGCACAACCCTTCATATGGGTATCGCCAAAAAAGTTCTTTTTCAGCGGAGCATCCACGATCTTAAAGGCGCGGCTGTTTTCATGCTGGTGCTCTTTTTGATCGGTACGGCCATCGCCAAAGGCATCACGTCGGTCACCACCCTGGAAGTGGATGCCGCCACAGACTCCCTCAAACGCAGCGAAGAACGATTCCGCTCAGTCACCCAATCCGCCTCGGACGCCATCATATCCGTTGACCACGAAGGCCGGATTTTATCCTGGAACAGAGGCGCTGAAATGATCTTCGGATATAGCCAGGATGAAATTTTGGGGCAACCCGTTGATCGCATTATTCCGGAACGATACCGCCAGAGTCATCATGCTTCCTTTGATGTAGCAGTCAAGATCGGCACCACCAAATTGGCAGGTCAAGCACTCGAATTGATGGCTTTACACAAAGATGGTCATGAATGTCAGGTGGAACTCACCCTGGGGGATTGGACCATTGGCAAAGTGCACTATTTTTCTGCTGTCATTCGGGATATTTCCGAGCGCAAAAAAGCCGAGGAAGCCCTTCGGGGCAAGAAGGTCGCTGAGGCGGCCAACCAGGCCAAGAGCCATTTTTTGGCCACCATGTCCCACGAAATTCGCACGCCCCTTAATTCCATCCTGGGTATGGGTGAACTCCTGAGGGAAACCCAGCTGAACGAAACCCAGGCCTGGTATGTCAAAACCCTCTCCAGCTCAGGAAATACCCTCTTTAACCTGATCAACGATATTCTCGACCTGTCGAAAGTGGAAGCGGGCCAATTGACTCTGGAACACGCCCCGTTCAACCTCAAACAACTGGTGGAAGAGAGCTACGAGCTGTTTACCTTTTCCGCTCTGGAAAAGGGAATCGCCTTTGACTATCAATTCGGTGAAGGGCTTTCCCAGTGGGTGATGGGTGACCAAACCCGGTTGCGGCAGGTGTTGTTAAACCTGATCGGCAACGCCATTAAATTTACCCAGCATGGCTCGGTCACCTTGACTGTGGAGGAGAGAAAGGAAGGAAAAATCGCCTTTGTCGTCACCGATACCGGCCCGGGTATTCCCAAAGAAAAACAGGCGGAAATTTTCCATCCCTTCACCCAAGCCGATACCTCCACCACCCGAGCTTATGGTGGAACGGGTCTCGGGCTCACGATCTGTCGGCGACTGGCGAATCTGATGGGAGGGGGAATCACCCTACAGAGCACAGCCGGTCAAGGTAGCGCCTTTACCTTTACAGCACCGCTTCCAGCTGCCGGGTCGGGAGAAATGGTGACCGTGGAGGCGCTGACATCTGAAATGCCCAGCCCTTCCGGAATTACCCCCGCTAATAAGGCTGAACAGAGCCTGAAAATATTGTTGGTGGATGATGCCCTGGATAACAGGCTGTTAGTGCAGGCTTTCCTGAAAAAAAGCCCCCACCGATTGGTCATGGCCGAAAATGGAGCCGATGCCGTTGCCCAATTTAAAAGCCAACAGTTCGATCTGGTCTTTATGGACATCCAGATGCCGGTGATGGATGGCTATCAGGCGACCCGAAAAATTCGTGCCTGGGAGGTCGAAACCGGTGCCAAGCCCACACCCATTCTGGCCTTGACCGCCCACGCCTTGACCGAAGAGTCGGAGCAGATCAAGGCGGCTGGGTGTGATCTGCACCTGACCAAACCAATCCAAAAAAAACGTCTTCTGGGTGCCATCCATCAGTTCATGGGATAA